Proteins from one Gossypium raimondii isolate GPD5lz chromosome 8, ASM2569854v1, whole genome shotgun sequence genomic window:
- the LOC105791353 gene encoding probable polygalacturonase, protein MFRALASVLLCCFFLEASFWVHFSYGDLTTCSGIVPMTERGDKISITDFGGVGDGQTLNTIAFRKAIYRIQHLRRRGGTLLFVPSGVYLTDSFNLTSHMTLYLARGAVMKATQDTSNWPLIAPLPSYGRGRERPGGRYMSFIHGDGLEDVVITGENGTIDGQGDIWWNMWRQRTLQFTRPSLVEFVNSRGIVISNVIFRNSPFWNIHPVYCSDVVIRYVTILAPPDSPNTDGIDPDSSSNVCIEDSFISTGDDLVAVKSGWDEYGIAYGRPSSYITVRRVTGSTPFAGVAVGSETSGGVENVLAENINLYNSGVGVHIKTNIGRGGVIKNITVSELFMENVRTGIKVAGDTGDHPDNNFNPNALPYVKDLMLKNIWGVNVQRAGWMHGIENATFTGICLSNVTLQGTTGPRPPSWNCNAIRGAAIEVSPRPCAELTSVEQSGSCASHS, encoded by the exons ATGTTTCGTGCATTGGCTTCTGTTTTGCTTTGTTGCTTCTTCCTTGAAGCCTCTTTTTGGGTTCACTTTTCTTATGGGGACTTGACAACCTGCTCGGGGATTGTTCCTATGACGGAAAGAGGCGATAAGATATCGATAACGGACTTTGGTGGTGTCGGCGACGGACAGACGCTCAATACCATAGCCTTCCGGAAAGCTATATATCGGATTCAGCATCTGAGAAGGAGAGGCGGCACGCTACTTTTTGTGCCTTCTGGAGTCTACTTAACCGACAGTTTCAATCTTACTAGTCATATGACACTTTATTTGGCTCGAGGTGCTGTTATGAAAGCCACTCAG GACACCTCAAATTGGCCTTTAATTGCTCCTTTGCCATCTTATGGAAGGGGAAGGGAGCGCCCTGGAGGAAGATATATGAGCTTTATTCATGGAGATGGACTGGAAGATGTGGTGATAACTG GTGAGAATGGCACAATTGATGGTCAAGGAGATATTTGGTGGAACATGTGGAGGCAGAGGACTCTCCAGTTTACAAGACCAAGTCTCGTTGAATTTGTGAATTCCAGAGGCATTGTCATTTCCAATGTGATTTTTAGAAATTCCCCCTTCTGGAACATTCATCCTGTTTATTGCAg CGATGTTGTTATTCGATATGTTACCATCCTTGCTCCACCTGACTCCCCAAATACTGATGGGATTGATCCag ATTCAAGCTCCAATGTCTGCATAGAAGACTCGTTCATTTCTACCGGGGATGACCTTGTGGCAGTGAAGAGTGGATGGGATGAATACGGGATTGCTTATGGACGCCCCAGTTCTTACATCACTGTTCGGCGAGTAACAGGTTCAACCCCATTTGCTGGAGTTGCAGTGGGAAGTGAAACATCTGGAGGAGTGGAGAATGTGTTGGCCGAGAACATAAATCTTTACAACTCCGGAGTTGGTGTTCACATCAAGACTAACATCGGCAGGGGAGGGGTTATAAAGAACATCACAGTGTCTGAACTGTTCATGGAAAACGTTAGAACAGGTATAAAAGTAGCAGGTGACACCGGCGACCACCCTGATAACAATTTTAACCCAAACGCCCTCCCATATGTCAAGGACCTTATGTTAAAGAACATTTGGGGTGTGAATGTCCAGCGAGCAGGTTGGATGCATGGCATCGAGAATGCCACTTTCACCGGCATCTGTCTTTCAAACGTTACCCTCCAGGGCACGACTGGACCAAGACCTCCTTCCTGGAACTGCAATGCCATAAGGGGGGCTGCAATCGAGGTTAGCCCACGGCCATGCGCTGAACTCACCAGCGTAGAACAGAGTGGTTCATGCGCCAGCCATTCCTAA
- the LOC105791355 gene encoding uncharacterized protein LOC105791355 yields MARLAFLFTLTFLLFTFSHARFITSESQHDVTPEKSESESDPESAILLPSEKPHFEPPKLLDFKHDDDASGVASVPLTRISFNPVNRHFPRRPLIPFRHKHNCRFHKRFRPLNPRFHQKRFISYGNDMILSNERSFDPESRGVVRQIEASWGSFDDDGTESKHHVGFMKPDHHDHEHHDEDHDHEHHDEDHDQEHHDEDHDHEHHDEDHDHEHHDEEDHEEEHHHHHHHHHHHHRHHHHGEEERDETEEHEGGFMEKFRKYFIHF; encoded by the coding sequence ATGGCTAGACTCGCTTTTCTCTTCACCCTTACTTTCCTCCTCTTCACCTTCTCTCACGCCCGCTTCATCACATCTGAATCCCAACATGATGTCACCCCCGAAAAATCCGAATCCGAATCCGACCCCGAATCCGCCATCCTTCTCCCCAGCGAGAAACCCCACTTTGAACCCCCCAAATTACTCGACTTCAAGCACGATGATGATGCCTCCGGCGTCGCCTCCGTTCCTTTGACCAGGATCAGTTTTAACCCTGTCAACCGCCACTTCCCAAGGCGTCCCTTGATTCCGTTCCGTCACAAGCACAACTGCCGTTTCCATAAACGCTTCAGGCCTTTGAATCCACGCTTCCATCAGAAGCGCTTCATTTCTTACGGCAACGATATGATACTGTCCAACGAGAGAAGTTTTGACCCAGAGTCACGCGGTGTTGTTCGCCAGATCGAGGCCAGTTGGGGCAGTTTTGACGATGATGGCACCGAGTCTAAGCATCATGTAGGTTTTATGAAGCCAGACCACCATGACCACGAACACCATGATGAAGACCATGACCACGAGCACCATGATGAAGACCATGACCAGGAGCACCATGATGAAGACCATGACCACGAGCACCATGATGAAGACCATGACCACGAACACCATGATGAAGAGGATCATGAGGAAGAgcatcaccaccaccaccaccaccaccatcatcACCACCGCCATCATCACCATGGAGAGGAAGAAAGGGATGAGACAGAGGAGCACGAGGGCGGGTTCATGGAGAAGTTCCGGaagtattttattcatttttga
- the LOC105791352 gene encoding abscisic acid receptor PYL8, whose product MVTKDHVTMNGNGNSNWFSKMEEEFFKRHHKCDVTRNQYNSSLVKLIKAIAHLVWPVLRRFDQLQKNKASVSRCVVCRPQLALKG is encoded by the exons ATGGTGACCAAAGATCATGTCACCATGAACGGGAACGGTAACAGTAACTGGTTCAGTAAGATGGAAGAAGAGTTTTTCAAGAGGCACCACAAATGTGACGTTACAAGAAATCAGTACAACTCGTCGCTTGTTAAACTCATTAAAGCTATTGCTCATCTC GTTTGGCCTGTATTGAGGAGATTCGATCAACTGCAGAAGAACAAAGCATCTGTCAGCAGGTGTGTTGTCTGCCGGCCACAACTAGCTCTGAAAGGTTAG